A genomic region of Micromonospora sp. NBC_01796 contains the following coding sequences:
- a CDS encoding RNA polymerase sigma factor, which translates to MVTRDAHTAAQVTDAEIISRMHGDPGAFEAIFDRYYPTIHGYASRRLGRDLADDVAAETFLVAFDKWRRYDTTQDSARPWLYGIASNLIAGHERAEARRYQAFARAERLATAGANLDGETDQLALRLDAEAVRGRLAAALHEIAPSDREVLLLVAWADLTGEEIARALEIPAGTVRSRLHRARKKLQVALGGADPRAMGRDFE; encoded by the coding sequence GTGGTGACACGAGACGCGCACACCGCCGCGCAGGTCACCGATGCCGAGATCATCAGCCGGATGCACGGGGATCCGGGTGCGTTCGAGGCGATCTTCGACCGTTACTACCCGACGATCCACGGGTACGCGAGCCGGCGGCTGGGGCGTGACCTCGCCGACGACGTCGCCGCGGAGACCTTCCTGGTCGCGTTCGACAAGTGGCGGCGGTACGACACGACCCAGGACAGCGCCCGGCCCTGGCTGTACGGCATCGCGTCCAATCTCATCGCCGGGCACGAACGGGCAGAGGCCCGGCGGTACCAGGCGTTCGCCCGCGCGGAACGTCTCGCGACGGCCGGTGCCAACCTCGACGGCGAGACCGACCAACTCGCCCTGCGGCTGGACGCGGAGGCCGTCCGGGGTCGCCTCGCGGCGGCGCTGCACGAGATCGCACCCTCCGATCGGGAGGTGCTGCTCCTGGTCGCCTGGGCGGACCTGACAGGCGAGGAAATCGCCCGGGCGCTGGAGATCCCCGCCGGCACCGTCCGTTCACGGCTGCATCGGGCACGCAAGAAATTGCAGGTGGCGCTGGGAGGCGCCGACCCCAGGGCAATGGGAAGGGACTTCGAGTGA
- a CDS encoding CU044_5270 family protein, with translation MTDDITTLRERWHGAEPPSPDAQNRARAALMARIARTDVAEVPVPTHVKARGWRLRGWAWRSGIATVAAAAVAFGLVTIGGPAEEPDEPYRASGSAAVTFELAAAYAEAQPFTPPRPDQWTYVELRIVNSDAGVPSKGLKAEVTTRQWSRADGKQTGEIVDGALQIVDEAPGMTRFPPTDYPTLAALPTDPHALLDWLRARTGPFNVDTEEQRNTGLFSAISTILRSNLLPPAVMAALLRAAALIPGVAQAPDPVSVDGRTATAVGRLQDGWRQEDLLLDPGSHEFIGYRSVAAKDFDLNTDEVTPEGPIHNEPVQVKKGDLLVMLTRLAGRIVDAPGQIS, from the coding sequence GTGACCGACGACATCACCACCCTGCGTGAGCGCTGGCACGGGGCCGAGCCGCCGTCGCCGGACGCGCAGAACCGGGCGCGGGCGGCGCTGATGGCCAGGATCGCCCGGACCGACGTCGCGGAGGTGCCCGTACCTACGCACGTCAAGGCCCGCGGTTGGCGCCTTCGGGGCTGGGCGTGGCGATCCGGCATCGCCACGGTGGCAGCAGCCGCCGTGGCGTTCGGCCTCGTCACCATCGGAGGCCCCGCCGAGGAGCCGGACGAACCGTACCGAGCGTCCGGGTCCGCGGCCGTGACCTTCGAGCTGGCAGCGGCGTACGCCGAGGCGCAGCCGTTCACGCCGCCGCGACCCGACCAGTGGACCTATGTCGAGCTGAGGATCGTCAACTCGGACGCGGGCGTCCCGAGCAAGGGTCTGAAGGCCGAGGTGACAACGCGGCAGTGGAGCCGGGCCGACGGCAAGCAGACCGGCGAGATCGTCGACGGGGCGCTCCAGATCGTCGACGAGGCCCCGGGGATGACCCGCTTCCCCCCGACCGACTATCCGACGCTGGCCGCACTGCCCACCGATCCGCACGCGTTGCTCGACTGGTTGCGGGCCAGGACGGGCCCGTTCAACGTGGACACCGAGGAGCAACGGAACACCGGACTGTTCAGCGCGATCTCCACGATCCTGCGCAGCAACCTGCTCCCGCCCGCGGTGATGGCGGCGCTGCTGCGGGCAGCCGCCCTGATCCCCGGTGTTGCCCAGGCACCGGATCCGGTCAGCGTCGACGGCCGTACGGCGACGGCGGTCGGCCGCCTGCAGGACGGGTGGCGGCAGGAGGACCTGCTCCTTGACCCGGGCAGTCATGAGTTCATCGGTTACCGATCCGTGGCAGCCAAGGACTTCGACCTCAACACCGACGAGGTGACCCCCGAGGGCCCCATTCACAACGAACCGGTCCAGGTGAAGAAGGGCGATCTCCTGGTCATGCTGACCCGCCTGGCCGGCCGGATCGTGGACGCACCGGGCCAGATCAGCTAA
- a CDS encoding CAP family protein: protein MRDAFPVTTDQVFLENMVASVNHYRAKHGVPPVTLDDTLVDYAKSRASLISTEEGLSRGHADLDHTYGENLSWHASTDETPAGAEDATSGWYGEITDYNFGDPSSSGPGATGHFTQLVWRETTKVGFGRASGKGGEWWETYIVATFYPAGNMQGEYEANVPPASA from the coding sequence ATGCGCGACGCATTCCCGGTTACGACCGACCAGGTCTTCCTGGAAAACATGGTAGCCAGCGTCAACCACTACCGCGCCAAGCACGGCGTACCGCCCGTGACGCTCGACGACACACTCGTGGATTACGCCAAATCGCGGGCCAGCCTCATCTCGACCGAGGAGGGACTGAGTCGCGGGCACGCCGACCTCGACCACACGTACGGCGAGAACCTCTCCTGGCACGCGTCGACCGACGAAACTCCCGCCGGCGCCGAGGACGCCACCTCCGGCTGGTACGGGGAGATCACCGACTACAACTTCGGCGACCCGTCATCGAGCGGCCCCGGAGCCACCGGACACTTCACCCAGCTCGTCTGGCGGGAGACCACCAAGGTCGGCTTCGGCCGGGCCTCCGGCAAGGGCGGAGAGTGGTGGGAGACGTACATCGTGGCGACCTTCTACCCCGCCGGGAACATGCAGGGCGAATACGAGGCCAACGTGCCTCCCGCGTCGGCCTGA
- a CDS encoding DUF7873 family protein, with protein MPTPNQTKLHQVNALVKGYKPQAARALTDAHHASQKGQPLAGISRQYQPFSDDEREQLPPESTRVQINVADVLTDASRALTRLFDLQLTQDASNAIAKADVVVDGRTIIEAAPVTYLLFLEKQLIDWRTFVDKLPTLDPAEAWELDNDRGCYRSEPARTLKMRKTSRNHVRAEATEKHPAQVDVFNEDIAVGTWTTVKLSGALPAETVKGLRRRVDQLIDAVKIAREEANSVEAVDRKAGEAVFQYLLG; from the coding sequence ATGCCCACCCCCAACCAGACGAAGCTCCACCAGGTCAATGCGCTGGTGAAGGGTTACAAACCGCAGGCGGCCAGGGCGCTGACCGACGCCCACCACGCCTCACAGAAGGGTCAGCCGCTCGCCGGGATCTCCCGGCAGTACCAGCCCTTCTCCGACGACGAGCGGGAGCAGTTGCCGCCCGAGTCGACGCGGGTGCAGATCAACGTGGCCGACGTACTCACGGACGCCTCCCGGGCCCTGACCCGACTGTTTGACCTTCAGCTCACCCAGGACGCCAGCAACGCGATCGCCAAGGCGGACGTGGTCGTCGACGGCCGGACGATCATCGAGGCCGCACCCGTCACGTACCTGCTGTTCCTGGAGAAGCAGCTCATCGACTGGCGTACGTTCGTCGACAAGCTGCCCACCCTGGACCCGGCGGAGGCGTGGGAGCTGGACAACGACCGGGGCTGCTACCGCTCCGAGCCCGCTCGGACGCTGAAGATGCGCAAGACCTCCCGCAACCACGTACGGGCCGAGGCCACGGAAAAGCACCCGGCGCAGGTCGACGTGTTCAACGAGGACATCGCCGTCGGTACCTGGACCACCGTCAAGCTGTCCGGTGCGCTGCCGGCCGAGACGGTCAAGGGGCTGCGGCGCCGGGTCGACCAGCTCATCGACGCGGTCAAGATTGCCCGAGAGGAAGCGAACAGCGTCGAGGCCGTCGACCGCAAGGCCGGCGAGGCTGTGTTCCAGTACCTGCTCGGGTAA
- a CDS encoding helix-turn-helix transcriptional regulator, which produces MSDHSSAGGGNPELRDFLRSRRARITPAEAGLTPHPGSRRVPGLRREEVAQLAGMSVDYYVRLERGRNLNVSESVLDALARALRLDETERSHLFTLARPSRAQRRPMPPQRVRPGLHRVLETLADTPAMITGHRMDVLASNHLARVLYTDFEALPPRERNMARYLFLDESARDLYVDWDEAARGTVAALHLYAGRHPHDPRLAELVGELSVRDRDFRRWWAAHDVLRHGHGSKRYRHPLVGELTLAYEALTPSGDDEQILGVYTAEAGSASEQALRLLASWTSEPAAPARPGTAQPTNRLD; this is translated from the coding sequence ATGAGTGACCACTCGTCCGCCGGTGGAGGCAACCCGGAACTCCGCGACTTCCTGCGTTCCCGGCGGGCCCGGATCACCCCGGCGGAGGCCGGGCTCACCCCTCATCCGGGCAGCCGACGGGTGCCGGGCCTGCGCCGCGAGGAGGTCGCCCAACTCGCCGGCATGAGCGTGGACTACTACGTACGCCTGGAGCGCGGCCGCAACCTGAACGTCTCCGAGTCGGTCCTCGACGCCCTCGCCCGTGCCCTGCGACTCGACGAGACCGAGCGGAGCCACCTGTTCACGCTGGCCCGACCGAGCCGCGCCCAGCGCCGCCCGATGCCACCCCAGCGGGTACGGCCGGGGCTGCACCGGGTGCTGGAAACCCTCGCCGACACCCCCGCGATGATCACCGGCCACCGGATGGACGTCCTGGCCAGCAACCACCTGGCCCGGGTCCTCTACACCGACTTCGAGGCGCTGCCCCCGCGCGAGCGGAACATGGCTCGCTACCTCTTCCTCGACGAGAGCGCCCGCGACCTGTACGTCGACTGGGACGAGGCTGCCCGAGGCACCGTCGCCGCCCTGCACCTGTACGCCGGACGCCACCCGCACGACCCTCGGCTCGCCGAACTGGTCGGCGAACTCTCCGTACGCGACCGGGACTTCCGGCGCTGGTGGGCCGCCCATGACGTGCTGCGCCACGGCCATGGCAGCAAGCGCTACCGCCACCCCCTGGTCGGTGAGCTGACCCTGGCGTACGAGGCCCTCACCCCGAGCGGCGACGACGAGCAGATACTCGGCGTCTACACCGCCGAGGCCGGGTCAGCGTCCGAGCAGGCCCTGCGCCTGCTGGCGAGCTGGACCAGCGAGCCGGCCGCCCCCGCCCGACCGGGAACGGCCCAGCCGACCAACCGCCTCGATTAG
- a CDS encoding aldo/keto reductase translates to MRRRILGGTGMSVSELALGTMMFGALGDTGQDESVRMIHTALDAGVNFVDTADVYSRGESEEIVGKALRGRRDDIVLATKFSMPMGEDENHRGGSRRWIMKAVEESLRRLDTDYIDLYQMHRTDPDTDVDETLSALSDLVRSGKVRAIGSSLFPPEQIVEAQWVAERRGHQRFRTEQPPYSILLRGIEAGMLPTAQQYGMGVLTFGPLSSGWLSGRADPTGGRRKTLGPGEFDLAARGNQAKLDAVEQLTTLAREAGLPLTHLATAFVRAHPAITSVIIGPRRPEQLQDLLAGAEVELSQDVLDRIDEIVPPGTNLNPDDIYYTNPALTDKRLRRR, encoded by the coding sequence ATGAGGCGCAGGATTCTTGGCGGTACGGGCATGTCGGTGAGCGAGTTGGCGCTCGGGACGATGATGTTCGGCGCGCTGGGCGACACCGGGCAGGACGAGTCCGTACGGATGATCCACACCGCCCTCGACGCCGGGGTCAACTTCGTCGACACGGCCGACGTCTACTCCCGGGGTGAGTCGGAGGAGATCGTCGGCAAGGCGCTCAGGGGGCGGCGCGACGACATCGTGCTGGCGACGAAGTTCTCCATGCCGATGGGGGAGGACGAGAACCACCGGGGCGGGTCGCGGCGGTGGATCATGAAGGCGGTGGAGGAGAGCCTGCGGCGCCTCGACACCGACTACATCGATCTTTACCAGATGCACCGTACGGATCCGGACACGGACGTCGACGAAACCCTGTCGGCGCTGTCGGACCTGGTCCGGTCGGGCAAGGTACGGGCGATCGGCTCCTCGCTCTTCCCACCGGAGCAGATCGTCGAGGCGCAGTGGGTGGCGGAACGGCGCGGCCACCAGCGGTTCCGTACGGAGCAGCCGCCGTACTCGATCCTGCTGCGGGGGATCGAGGCCGGGATGCTGCCGACCGCCCAGCAGTACGGCATGGGGGTGCTGACCTTCGGGCCGCTCAGCTCGGGGTGGTTGTCCGGGCGGGCGGACCCGACCGGCGGCCGGCGCAAGACCCTGGGGCCGGGGGAGTTCGACCTGGCCGCCAGGGGCAACCAGGCGAAGCTGGACGCGGTCGAGCAGTTGACGACGCTCGCGCGCGAGGCCGGGCTGCCGCTGACCCATCTCGCCACGGCGTTCGTCCGGGCCCATCCGGCGATCACCTCGGTCATCATCGGTCCCCGCCGGCCCGAGCAGTTGCAGGACCTGCTGGCCGGCGCCGAGGTGGAGCTGAGTCAGGACGTCCTGGACCGGATCGACGAGATCGTCCCGCCGGGCACCAACCTGAACCCGGACGACATCTACTACACGAACCCGGCCCTGACCGACAAGCGCCTGCGCCGCCGCTGA
- a CDS encoding S8 family serine peptidase gives MPLVPIRRPGLIALGTVAALAVGVTPPAAAAPAGPVPPQAPVTSPPPGAGSSHSVTLITGDKVTVGTAADGSALRSVEGPNGTTASFHRAVVDGSLYVYPDAALPYVTAGLLDRQLFNVTGLIADGYDDANTDRLPLIVRYTDAAARARTTANVAGSTVVRPLTSVQGAAVAQERAQAPTFWSSLTGTAAGTTARRAPAGPSFTGGIAKVWLDGRVTASLADSTAQIGARQVWAEGNTATGVSVAVLDTGVDAEHPDLAGQIATSTSFVPYEEVADFNGHGTHVASTIAGSGAASDGQEKGVAPGAKLIVGKVLDGEGRGQDSWIIAGMEWAARQEKARIVSMSLGGGGTDGTDPMSVAVNELSAETGALFVVAAGNSGPQSIGSPGTADAALTVGAVDSADQLADFSSQGPRADGGLKPELTAPGVDILAARSHYVRGGSGYYTTMSGTSMATPHVAGAAALLVAAHPDWTGQQIKQALVSSVKPTPAYTPYQAGAGRVDVAAAVHATVFATASASSGFHPWPPKPGDTDVKQVTYTNVGDEAVTLDLAVDAATAPAGLFTLSTSRVTVPAHGTGAVTLTADLDLLPIDQQLSGMINATDGTGTVRAHTLIGAVREGQRQNLKIIAKDRSGKPLAGKVIVTAKNLFTALDLDESGVGVLRLPVGNYSGWLSGDVQGANGPHSLGMAVLPFNDVQLDRDRTVTLDGSKLTRVMAYVPKAATPSAVRLDIHRSYADSLVESSVLPNESYDSIWALPTGRKVTDGEFEIGARFRLEQPALSVGTKSRTYDDLLVKRAATPLPAGTTDVAAVFAADGTAADLAKRDVRGKAVVVRRSDTVTIAEQATGAATAGAKLLLVVNDGVGRLNAWDENPWTPESPAPVTVATLTADEGTELIGQLRRGSVPLTVTSNPTTDYLYDVVHHWTGSTPANPTWRSTPKDLARVDVSFRNFRPGKAMEFRPDIWRGWAVGNQLTAPAQGERTDWVTADARWLDDAHILGETGQHLIDVARYPVGPISRVSWFGPIQRPRMGPIGYLPVRYLDGVYIPVPGWGDSGSGHVGEAGGNYDVKNWAALYQGDQQLKWGNAEFLPVTGLAPERLPYRLVVDNDRGGWANPYSTHTLTEWNFTSAATGPELEATLPLIQLDYTVDTDTTGRAARRAELTVAPSHLPGVTADIRQLTLDISYDDGATWQQAKLTQGQGGWTTRLKAPEAAQFVTLRTAVGDSAGNTVTQTLTRAFGLR, from the coding sequence TTGCCTCTCGTACCCATCCGCAGGCCGGGGCTGATCGCCCTCGGTACGGTCGCGGCCCTGGCGGTGGGCGTCACCCCGCCCGCCGCCGCCGCACCCGCCGGCCCGGTTCCACCGCAGGCTCCGGTCACCTCACCCCCACCGGGAGCCGGCAGCTCGCACAGCGTCACCCTGATCACCGGCGACAAGGTCACGGTCGGCACGGCCGCCGACGGCAGCGCGCTGCGTTCGGTCGAGGGTCCGAACGGGACAACCGCCAGCTTCCACCGCGCGGTGGTCGACGGATCGCTGTACGTCTACCCGGACGCCGCCCTGCCGTACGTCACCGCGGGGCTGCTCGACCGGCAACTGTTCAACGTGACCGGGCTGATCGCCGACGGTTACGACGACGCGAACACCGACCGGTTGCCGCTGATCGTCCGCTACACCGACGCCGCCGCCCGTGCCCGTACCACGGCGAACGTGGCCGGCTCCACGGTCGTACGGCCGCTCACCAGCGTCCAGGGCGCGGCCGTTGCCCAGGAACGCGCGCAGGCACCGACGTTCTGGTCCTCGCTGACCGGGACAGCGGCCGGTACGACCGCCCGGCGTGCACCGGCCGGCCCGTCGTTCACCGGCGGTATCGCCAAGGTCTGGCTCGACGGCCGGGTCACCGCCAGCCTGGCCGACTCGACCGCGCAGATCGGCGCGCGGCAGGTCTGGGCGGAGGGGAACACCGCCACCGGTGTCTCGGTCGCGGTGCTCGACACGGGTGTCGACGCCGAACACCCGGACCTGGCCGGGCAGATCGCGACCAGCACCAGCTTCGTGCCGTACGAGGAGGTGGCCGACTTCAACGGGCACGGTACGCACGTCGCGTCGACGATCGCCGGCAGCGGCGCCGCGTCGGACGGCCAAGAGAAGGGCGTCGCACCCGGCGCGAAGCTGATCGTCGGGAAGGTCCTCGACGGCGAGGGCCGGGGGCAGGACTCCTGGATCATCGCCGGCATGGAGTGGGCCGCCCGGCAGGAGAAGGCCAGGATCGTCAGCATGAGCCTGGGCGGGGGCGGAACCGACGGCACCGACCCGATGAGCGTGGCGGTGAACGAGCTCAGCGCCGAGACCGGCGCCCTGTTCGTGGTCGCCGCCGGCAACAGCGGCCCGCAGAGCATCGGCTCTCCCGGTACGGCGGACGCCGCGCTGACCGTCGGCGCGGTCGACTCCGCCGACCAGCTCGCCGACTTCTCCAGCCAGGGGCCCCGCGCCGACGGCGGGTTGAAGCCGGAACTCACCGCGCCCGGTGTGGACATCCTCGCCGCCCGCTCCCACTACGTACGGGGCGGATCGGGTTACTACACCACGATGAGCGGCACCTCGATGGCCACACCGCACGTCGCCGGTGCCGCCGCGCTCCTGGTCGCCGCCCACCCGGACTGGACCGGGCAGCAGATCAAGCAGGCTCTGGTCAGCAGCGTCAAGCCGACTCCGGCGTACACGCCGTACCAGGCGGGTGCGGGGCGGGTGGACGTCGCCGCGGCGGTGCACGCGACCGTGTTCGCCACCGCCAGCGCTTCCTCCGGCTTCCACCCGTGGCCGCCGAAGCCGGGCGACACCGACGTCAAGCAGGTGACGTACACCAACGTCGGCGACGAGGCGGTCACCCTGGACCTGGCCGTCGACGCCGCCACCGCTCCGGCCGGGCTGTTCACCCTCTCGACCAGCCGGGTCACCGTGCCCGCGCACGGGACCGGCGCGGTGACGCTCACCGCGGACCTGGACCTGCTCCCGATCGACCAGCAGCTCAGCGGCATGATCAACGCCACGGACGGCACCGGTACGGTCCGCGCACACACCCTGATCGGCGCCGTACGCGAGGGACAGCGGCAGAACCTGAAGATCATCGCGAAGGACCGTTCGGGCAAGCCGCTCGCCGGCAAGGTCATCGTCACCGCGAAGAACCTCTTCACCGCACTGGATCTGGACGAGTCCGGCGTCGGGGTGCTTCGGCTGCCGGTCGGCAACTACAGCGGCTGGCTCAGCGGTGACGTGCAGGGTGCGAACGGCCCGCACTCGCTCGGCATGGCCGTACTCCCCTTCAACGACGTCCAGCTCGACCGGGACCGGACCGTCACCCTGGACGGCTCCAAGCTCACCCGGGTGATGGCGTACGTGCCGAAGGCGGCCACGCCTTCCGCCGTCCGACTCGACATCCACCGCTCGTACGCCGACAGTCTGGTGGAGAGTTCGGTGCTGCCGAACGAGTCGTACGACAGCATCTGGGCGCTCCCGACCGGTAGGAAGGTGACCGACGGCGAGTTCGAGATCGGCGCCCGGTTCCGCCTGGAGCAGCCGGCGCTGTCCGTCGGCACGAAGTCGCGTACCTATGACGACCTGCTGGTCAAGCGGGCGGCGACGCCGCTGCCGGCCGGCACCACCGACGTGGCGGCGGTCTTCGCGGCCGACGGTACGGCGGCCGACCTCGCCAAGCGCGACGTGCGCGGCAAGGCCGTGGTGGTACGCCGCAGCGACACCGTCACCATCGCCGAGCAGGCCACCGGCGCGGCAACCGCAGGGGCGAAACTGCTCCTGGTCGTCAACGACGGCGTCGGCCGGCTCAACGCCTGGGACGAGAACCCGTGGACCCCGGAGAGCCCCGCCCCGGTGACGGTGGCGACCCTCACCGCCGACGAGGGTACGGAGCTGATCGGCCAACTCCGCCGGGGCAGCGTCCCGCTGACCGTCACCTCGAACCCCACCACCGACTACCTGTACGACGTGGTGCACCACTGGACCGGCTCGACCCCGGCCAACCCGACCTGGCGTTCCACGCCCAAGGACCTGGCCCGGGTGGACGTGTCGTTCCGCAACTTCCGGCCGGGCAAGGCGATGGAGTTCCGCCCCGACATCTGGCGCGGTTGGGCGGTCGGCAACCAGCTCACCGCCCCCGCCCAGGGTGAGCGGACCGACTGGGTCACCGCCGACGCACGCTGGCTGGACGACGCGCACATCCTCGGCGAGACCGGCCAGCACCTGATCGACGTGGCCCGCTACCCGGTGGGCCCGATCAGCAGGGTGAGCTGGTTCGGTCCGATCCAGCGGCCCCGGATGGGTCCGATCGGCTACCTGCCGGTCCGGTACCTCGACGGGGTCTACATCCCGGTCCCCGGTTGGGGCGACTCCGGCTCCGGTCACGTCGGCGAGGCCGGGGGCAACTACGACGTCAAGAACTGGGCCGCCCTCTACCAGGGCGACCAGCAGCTCAAGTGGGGCAACGCGGAGTTCCTGCCGGTCACCGGGCTCGCACCGGAGCGGTTGCCGTACCGGCTGGTGGTCGACAACGACCGGGGCGGGTGGGCGAACCCGTACTCGACCCACACGTTGACCGAGTGGAACTTCACCTCGGCGGCGACCGGGCCGGAGTTGGAGGCGACCCTGCCGCTGATCCAGCTCGACTACACCGTGGACACCGACACCACCGGCCGGGCGGCCCGGCGTGCGGAGCTGACCGTGGCACCGTCACACCTGCCCGGTGTGACGGCCGACATCCGGCAACTCACCCTCGACATCTCGTACGACGACGGGGCGACCTGGCAGCAGGCCAAGCTGACCCAGGGTCAGGGTGGCTGGACGACCAGGCTGAAGGCACCGGAGGCGGCGCAGTTCGTCACGCTCCGGACCGCCGTCGGGGACAGCGCCGGCAACACCGTCACGCAGACCCTCACCCGCGCCTTCGGCCTGCGCTGA
- a CDS encoding AraC family transcriptional regulator — protein MEKVVMSLTLPPTATPVLYVLDVRHTPRPERVTAWHPVVAGITEVFHARFLGHAYPAHTHDTWTLLIVDDGAINYALDRHGHDAAEQAVTLLPPHVVHDGRAATRYGFRKRVLYLDESVLDPGLVDASVDTPTLHDPLLRRRIDQLHRALATPADAFEAESRLAFVGERLRRHLVRHPSSPPAAPDRRLATGLRDLIDARTAEGVSLRQAAEILHADPSHLVRSFTGAYGVPPHRYLTGRRIDSARRRLLAGEPPAEVAVAVGFHDQSHLSRHFRRYLGATPARYSASAPTG, from the coding sequence GTGGAAAAGGTGGTCATGTCCCTCACCCTGCCGCCCACCGCCACCCCGGTCTTGTACGTTCTTGACGTGCGGCACACGCCACGACCCGAGCGGGTCACCGCCTGGCATCCGGTGGTCGCCGGGATCACCGAGGTCTTCCACGCCCGCTTCCTCGGCCACGCCTACCCGGCGCACACCCACGACACCTGGACCCTGCTCATCGTCGACGACGGTGCGATCAACTACGCCCTCGACCGGCACGGCCACGACGCCGCCGAGCAGGCGGTCACCCTCCTGCCGCCGCACGTGGTCCACGACGGACGGGCGGCCACCCGGTACGGCTTCCGCAAACGGGTCCTCTACCTCGACGAATCAGTGCTCGACCCGGGCCTGGTCGACGCGTCCGTGGACACCCCCACCCTGCACGACCCCCTGCTGCGGCGCCGGATCGACCAGCTTCACCGTGCCCTCGCCACCCCCGCCGACGCGTTCGAGGCGGAGAGCCGGCTGGCGTTCGTGGGTGAGCGGCTGCGCCGGCACCTGGTCCGGCACCCGAGCAGTCCACCAGCCGCGCCGGACCGCCGCCTCGCCACGGGGCTGCGCGACCTGATCGACGCCCGTACGGCCGAGGGGGTCTCGCTGCGACAGGCGGCGGAGATCCTGCACGCCGACCCGAGCCACCTGGTCCGGTCGTTCACCGGCGCGTACGGGGTGCCACCGCACCGGTACCTGACCGGGCGGCGGATCGACTCCGCACGCCGTCGGCTGCTCGCCGGTGAGCCCCCGGCCGAGGTGGCCGTGGCGGTCGGCTTCCACGACCAGTCGCACCTGAGTCGACACTTCCGCCGCTACCTCGGCGCCACCCCGGCCCGCTACTCCGCGTCCGCCCCCACGGGATAG
- a CDS encoding DUF2000 domain-containing protein, which yields MTTFSTKIAVLLRDDLATWQRLNVTAFLVSGIAATAPEVIGEHHVDADGTKYLPMFGQPVLVFAGPGTLLTTAHGRAVERGLAMSVFTAELFGTGNDTDNRAAVRAVARAALDLVGLAVIGPRNAVDKTLKGASLHP from the coding sequence ATGACCACCTTTTCCACCAAGATCGCCGTACTGCTCCGGGACGACCTGGCCACCTGGCAGCGGCTCAACGTCACCGCGTTCCTGGTCAGCGGGATCGCGGCCACCGCACCGGAGGTGATCGGCGAACACCACGTCGACGCCGACGGCACGAAGTACCTACCCATGTTCGGCCAGCCGGTGCTGGTCTTCGCCGGCCCCGGCACGCTGCTGACCACGGCACACGGGCGGGCGGTGGAACGCGGGCTGGCGATGTCGGTGTTCACCGCCGAGCTGTTCGGCACCGGGAACGACACCGACAACCGGGCGGCCGTACGGGCGGTGGCCCGCGCCGCGCTGGACCTCGTCGGGTTGGCGGTCATCGGACCCCGCAACGCCGTCGACAAGACACTGAAGGGCGCCAGCCTGCACCCCTGA